One Periophthalmus magnuspinnatus isolate fPerMag1 chromosome 8, fPerMag1.2.pri, whole genome shotgun sequence genomic window carries:
- the rasd4 gene encoding rasd family member 4, with the protein MSLEVKEKTEVRLVFLGAAGVGKTALIQRFLKDTFEPKHRRTVEELHRKVYEVGGIKVTINIMDTSGSYSFPAMRKLSIQNSDAFALVYAVDDPASLDAVKQLREEILEVKEDKFTPIVVIGNKIDRQNERQVSSEDVLSTVEMDWNHSFVESSAKDNVNVLEAFRELLQQANLPSRLSPALARRRETFPKDSNKHPPMNKTNSCHIS; encoded by the coding sequence ATGTCTTTAGAGGTGAAGGAGAAGACGGAGGTGCGCCTGGTGTTCCTGGGCGCGGCTGGAGTGGGTAAGACCGCGCTCATCCAGCGCTTCCTGAAGGACACATTTGAGCCCAAACACCGCCGCACTGTTGAAGAACTCCACCGCAAAGTCTACGAAGTGGGAGGAATCAAAGTCACCATCAACATCATGGACACGAGCGGCAGCTACTCGTTCCCGGCCATGCGTAAACTGTCCATCCAGAACAGCGACGCGTTCGCCCTGGTGTACGCCGTGGACGACCCCGCGTCTCTGGACGCCGTCAAACAACTGCGAGAAGAGATTTTAGAGGTGAAAGAAGATAAATTCACTCCCATAGTGGTGATTGGGAACAAAATCGACAGGCAGAATGAAAGACAAGTGTCCAGTGAAGACGTGCTGTCCACAGTGGAGATGGACTGGAACCACAGCTTCGTGGAGTCATCCGCCAAAGACAACGTCAATGTTCTGGAGGCGTTCAGAGAGCTGCTGCAACAAGCCAACCTGCCCAGCAGACTGAGCCCTGCACTGGCCAGGAGAAGAGAAACTTTCCCCAAAGACAGTAACAAACATCCGCCCATGAACAAGACCAACAGCTGCCACATCTCATGA